Sequence from the Nerophis lumbriciformis linkage group LG02, RoL_Nlum_v2.1, whole genome shotgun sequence genome:
tatttccgtgagagccatataatattgtttaacactgaatacaactaaatgtgtgcatttttaagtaagaccaacatttttagagtataataagtctcttattctttttaataacattgttattatgaagctaaccatccatccatccatccatccatcttcttccgcttatccgaggtcgggtcgcgggggcagcagcctaagcagggaagcccagacttccctctccccagccacttcgtccagctcctcccgggggatgccgaggcgttcccaggccagccgggagacatagtcttcccaacgtgtcctgggtcttccccgtggcctcctaccggtcggacgtgccctaaacacctcccaagggaggcgatcgggtggcatcctgaccagatgcccgaaccacctcatctggctcctctcgatgtggaggagcagcggctttactttgagctccccccggatgacagagcttctcactctatctctaagggagagccctgccacccggcggaggaaactcatttcggccgcttgtacccgtgatcttgtcctttcggtcataacccaaagctcatgaccataggtgaggatgggaacatagatcgaccggtaaattgagagctttgccttccggctcagctccttcttcaccacaacggatcgatacagcgtccgcattactgaagatgccgcaccgatccgcctgtcgatctcacgatccactcttccctcactcgtgaacaagactccgaggtacttgaactcctccacttggggcagggtctcctccccaacccgaagatggcattccacccttttccgggcgagaaccatggactcggacttggaggtgctgattctcatcccagtcgcttcacactcggctgcgaactgatccagcgagagctgaagatcctggccagatgaagccatcaggaccacatcatctgcaaaaagcagagacctaatcctgcagccaccaaaccagatcccctcaacgccttgactgcgcctagaaattctgtccataaaagttatgaacagaatcggtgacaaagggcagccttggcggagtccaaccctcactggaaacgtgtccgacttactgccggcaatgcggaccaagctctgacactgatcatacagggagcggaccgccaaaatcagacagtccgataccccatactctctgagcactccccacaggacttctcgagggacacggtcgaatgccttctccaagtccacaaaacacatgtagactggttgggcaaactcccatgcaccctcaaggaccctgccgagagtatagagctggtccacagtgccacgaccaggacgaaaaccacactgttcctcctgaatccgaggttcgactatccggcgtatcctcctctccagtacacctgaatagaccttaccgggaaggctgaggagtgtgatcccacgatagttagaacacaccctccggttcccctaaccaatagtaaataaaatacttcttaccattaatgcaacatcttgaacaggtgcggtagaaaacggatggatggattaaaatgcatgagaatgttttatattttgaacgttatttttaacactgattgattaccagcggaattattcattacttatcgtgttaagcaatgtcagctaagatttatctgagagccagatgcagtcatcaaaagagccacaggttccctacccctggtttaatacatccagcggggcatcacaacaaaattaggcatagtaatgtgttaattccacgactgtatatatcggtatcggttgatatcggaattggtaattaagagttggacaatatcggcaaaaaagccattatcggacatctctagtttaaatgTCTTGTAGAAATCTAAATTCGAGCCAAATTATTTGAAAAAGACTCATTTGTGGCATGTAACGACTGTTTCCATTCACAGCAGTTATTTACGGATTACCAATGATTAAAAAACAagaatttatgtaaaaaaaaactccatATGAGTTAAGTGTGTCACCTAATTGTTACTGATGTAGTAAGTTTCTCAACTACTTCCTAAATATCAAGTTGCATACAGGGCAAATCCGCAGTCTTCTCTTGGCAGAAAGTCTGATTCTGCAGCCTGCTCCTCTGACCACGCCGACTCGGTTTTAATCAGAAAAAGTGAATGTGGGGATTTGTTTCTACTTTCACATCAAGAACAAAAAGAACAGGGCTCGTGGATTTAATGCAAAGCACTTTAAACTTTACTTGAAAGGTAATATACATCTTGGGATAACAGATAAAGATACACTATGCGCAATTGTATGTTTTCTCCACAGTAAGTATTATCTGTAACTTGCATCAATAGGAGTGTGTTATTATCTACAGTTTGTTAGGAAGAGAACAGTGAAAAGAATACATCGTTCTGTCAGTATCTTTACTGTACggtacactgtaaaaaagaaaaaaaaacgtcaTCAATATGCAGTAgtccacatttttaaccttaacaAAAAAGGGGAGGGAAAGGACCCATTTCTTTTTACCATTGTCTTTTAACCAAGTAGTTCAACTGCAAAGCATacattataaataaatgtaagagAGGGGGGGGGGACGTCAAAAAGTACAAGCAATAATCCACAATTCCAGCATAGCTGAAAGAATAAGTGGCCTTAAAATTGATACCCTGACTGACTTGGGTGTGGCCACAGCTTTTAGAACTTCCTAAAATACTGTAGATTCTTTAAGCTGGCATGTCTGAAAGttgggcacttttttttttttttttttgaatacttCAGAGGATTAATCAAGTTAAAACTGCCcttcaaatttttttttgcaaacaattttGACAGTGTGAGAAACACCTTTCAGGGTAGCAAGATTGTTTGTTTTGAACCAGCTGCAAACCAAACAGAACACGTAGTCAGCTATGCTAGGGTAGGACTCTGCTGTTAATCTCTTCAACGTTAAAAGGAAATTGTGTTCTCTCGCTCATTCATATTGGGACGGCCAAAAATACTTGATTTGGAGCCATCGCGGTTTAAACCGACCTTTTTTGCGGTTAAAAAAAGAGGGTACATTACTACGGTAATTGACAACTCAAAATGTTAAATGTGATGATGTGGGCTTGCAACTGTTTTAAAATCTACAGCCAGTTGAAATGATTTGAGTGTTTCAAACTGAGTACATGTTCTTGGTGGTGGAGCCGCTCTTGCTGGACGTGTCGTCATGTGACTGGTAACCCAGCATGGCTTTGGTGGGGATCTTCAGAAGGTCCTTATATTGTTGCCTGTTGGAGAAACAAAAGCAGTGTAAAAAAAGTTGGTGGCGCCATCTAGCGGTCGCTTCATTTCTATAATTGTTCAGTGTAAATGAGTTGAAGAAAGGACAACGGCGCACCCTATCGTCATGATGGCGTCCCTGTTTTGACAGTTACTCGTCCAGATGGCTATTTTATCACCTTTGTGTCTAACGTTGACCACGGCGCCACACACATCCTCGCTTGCCTCATCGAACGACTCGCCGACTAAACACAGGAGCTGCGAAACCCAGAACACACTTACACAATGCTAGACAAACATCAGATAAAGCATCGCTGTTCCCGAGCTTACCGTTTCCATCCAATAGCGGTCAAGGTCATTGTGCCTCTGCTGTTTGTTGAGGGTCATCAGCCACCGACCCCCCAATTTATTCCTGTCGTCCTCCCACATGGGCTTGATTCCATCCTGGAGCATGATACATTATGAACTGGTCCAGTAAGTTTGACAGGACCACAGTACATAACAAAAGCTGATGTGAGAGATTAAACAAGAAAAAACGTACCTTAAATAAGCAATAATCACAGCCATAACCAAGTTTGCTGGGCTGTTGTATGTGGTTGTATAATCTGTAAgacaaaaacagaacatttgcctTGGATGACAGTCTGGACCTTTCAACACTGGTTAAATTGaatttttttagagatgtctgataatggcttttttgccgatattccgatattgtccaactcttaattaccgattccgatatcgatatatacagtcgtggaattaacacattattatgcctaattttgttgtgatgccccgctggatgcattaaacaatgtaactttaccatgaattgattaacgtggaccccgacttaaacaagttgaaaaacttattcgggtgttaccatttagtggtcaattgtacggaatatgtactgtgctgtgcaatctactaatacaagtttcaatcaatcaatcaaaaacaaggttttccaaaataagagaacaacttcaactccagttatggaaaaaagtgccaacatggcactgccatatttattattgaagtcacaaagtgattttttttttaacatgcctcaaaacagcagcttggaatttgggacatgctctccctgagataatcctaatacccactacaactatgggaaatactatactttgactttcacaaagtgcattattttaatttttttttaacatgcctcaaaacaacagctacaaaaacagtgaaggcacacagcttcagtccagagcagAGGTGCCCACTACGTTGATCGCGGAGAATGTGTCAGTCGACCGCCAGCCAGGCatgaaaaaaaatagacctaaaaatgagcgatcataaatcttcactacgacgtcactttcgtcacttgattgaaattcaaggcacccgaggatcttgtgaaatgatgctggctgctgccagctcagtgtgaaggaaaaaatacacttttttatttcaaccgtacctcccgtcaaaagcctaaagactgaccgcactgttcctgtcttcacaataaaagtgctgctcatcgcgcctgcgctaacaaaataagagtctccgaaagccagcgcaaacaagctagcaagctacggagtttgccaccaatgtgtttcttgtaaagtgtataaaaacgaatatggaagctggacaaataagatgccaaaaaccaaccactttcatgtagtattagacagaaaggaggaactttttttctcctctgattccaatcatatatatatatatatatatatatatatatatatatatatatatatatatatatatatatgaggtagatcacctcgacttggtcatttaaaaagtagctcgcctgctgaaaaagtatgGGCACCCCTGGTCCAGAGTATacgagagcatacttgccaaccttgagacctccaaattcgggagatgggcggggtttggtggtagcgggggtgtatattgtagcgttccggaagagttagtgctgcaaggggttctgggtatttgttctgttacggtgcggatgttctcccgaaatgtgtttgtcattcttgtttggtgtgggttcacagtgtggcgcatatttgaaacagtgttaaagttgtttatacggccaccctcagtgtgacctgtatggctgttgatcaagtatgccttgcattaacttatgtgtgtgtaaaagccgcatatattatgtgactgggccgccacgctgtttgtatggaggaaaagcgaatgtgacgacaggttgtagaggacgctaaaggcagtgcctttaaggcacgcccccaataatgttgtccgggtggaaatcgggagaatggttgccccgggagattttcgtgaggggtactgaaattcgggagtctcccaggaaaatcggaaggttgaaaccgataccgataaattgcgatattacattttaaagcatttatcggccgataatatcggcaggccgatattatcggacatctcaaatttttttttttacttggttatGCAAAAACAAACTTACATTTACTGTTATccaaaaacaacagttacattTGCTGTGCATTTAATACAAATGGCATTTTTTCCTCTCAAACTAAGATTTCAGAACAAAGACTGTTGCCTTCTTTGAAAGGGGCACCTTAACATTAAGCATGCAATGTTAGCTCAACGGCAAGGGGAAAATGCACttattttggggaattttgcctatcattcacaatctctatgtaaaacaagaacacatgtttttctttactttttgcattctaactcaaTATTATagcaagtatgaggtggctaacaacgaagctaatgggagtcatttAGCCCTTTAAGAAAATAAATCTAAAAACCGGCAACAACACTCCATTTTACTGGTCTATTGACATACTTGGCAGGTGAGCTGCAGAATTGCCTCGGAGTTGGTCAAAGTtagttattttaataattaattctacatattataaatcatgcctctgacTTGTATAGAATGTTGTGGCCATAAATCGAGAAGTTGGTCaaatttgacattcaacttagacctgtagatggtgagaaagacaagaaaacacttgtttgcgtcatttttttttatcatcagtGTGAGTATTATGATTACTTCCTCATATAAACGGGAAGATATTTACGTCCCATCAGTCAGCaccccagtgagagcagatattgtacagtaagtaagtgttttattacatttgtagtttgtttgtataatatatatgttatgaatgtgcctgttactgcatTACGTATATACGTATTGCAGGTATATAAAACAATGGAGGTTATTGGATGATTTTAAAGCACTTTATAGGTGAAATAGAGAGAATTCCATTAGCTCCatttttagctgacttttgctagcgtttgttTACGAGTTAGACTTCATAA
This genomic interval carries:
- the eif4e1c gene encoding eukaryotic translation initiation factor 4E family member 1c; the encoded protein is MATSEPKAPETDEPQPPPQLPDNPEQYIKHPLQNKWALWYYKNDKSKTWTENLRLIFKFDTVEDFWALYNHIQQPSKLGYGCDYCLFKDGIKPMWEDDRNKLGGRWLMTLNKQQRHNDLDRYWMETLLCLVGESFDEASEDVCGAVVNVRHKGDKIAIWTSNCQNRDAIMTIGQQYKDLLKIPTKAMLGYQSHDDTSSKSGSTTKNMYSV